Within Sorghum bicolor cultivar BTx623 chromosome 2, Sorghum_bicolor_NCBIv3, whole genome shotgun sequence, the genomic segment gagaggaaatcttgaaaagattttggtttttgggtcaaCTAAACAATCTCGCTAGTAGGGCGATCGGCACTCTCTGTAAAACTTTAATTGCTTCCTGctttatgccttgtttagttcacccaaaaaacttaaaactttttaagattcttcgttaCATCGAACCTTgtagcacatgtatgaagcactaaatatagataaaaataaaaattaattacacagtttgtctgtaaattgcgagacaaatcttttaagcctagttactccatgattggacaatgtttgtcaaataaaaacaaaagtgctacaatatcgttttctaaaaaaaaaataaaactaaacaaagtctTAATAAATACAGGCACAACGCCTGATCGAGAAAAAAAACCAAACTGGCTAGCTAGCTTGTCAGATGGGTTGAATCTTGGGTATTCCTTTGTTAGTGTCTAGTGAGTCGTCATTCAGCTGTTGCCTCTAACCTTACGACCGACGTGCACCTTCGCCGGTCGCCATGTAAGCATAGCATAGAGATAGAGGTCGCGCCCGCGCTGCATGTCCCACGCTGCCAGGAGCTTAGGACACTGGAAACCAGCAGTACCGCCACCACGTCATGTCTGGTAGGCTAGGGTGAGATTTAGGAATGAGGATTATAGAATTGTCTCCCACTCATGTCTCATTCACTCACAtgaaaaaaatacttttattaTACATGCTGCCATGTGCATATTCCCTTATTTAGATAAAAAGATTTTAGattggagtaactagacttaaaagattcgtctcgtgatttacacacaaactgtgcaattagtttttattttcgtctatattgaaaagtttttggtttttaggatgaactaaacaaggccttatcttggaaaaaaattagaaataagATATGATCTGTACTAATATTTAGTGACATGGTCAATATGTATGTGTAAGATAAATAATTAGATTTTCATTTGCAGAAACAATAAATTAGTACAAATTCCTTTGAAAAGAATGAGAGAGAAATTTTATTTGTTAAATATAGAAATGCTAATATAtttgatatacatatatataaatatacctATATATACTTATTAGTGCATAAAAAGTTGGGTATTCCTGGGAATACCAGGAATACCCGGTGTATCCGCCCATGGTATTCTAACAATTAACTGAACTTGTTTGGATCCAAAGGAGTTAAACTACTCCTATTAGATCATCCTCAGTggaagtttcatgacacagtttctATTGAAGATGatctatattttagaaaaaaagtgCATAGAAATTTCATAgaggatgaaactctctctacatATTATTAATATAAcatcacatcagcatatttaatgtgtgTAATACTCTAATAAAACTTCCACTGGCACTGACCTTAACAAATACGGTAACTATTAATTCTATGCATGGATCAATAAGCCAGCACTCTCACACGGGTTTCATATGCACATGACGCGTACGTgcttgtgcatgtgtgatgaaaCGTTCTAGCATATTATCCAGCATATACGTGTCGATCGTACGTGCTTTGTTGCTGCAGGTTTATCGTGCAaccggccggccgccgcgcccgcGCGTAGCATACTGCCTCCGATCCGCGCGCGCTTTGTGGCGCACGCATGCGCAGTGCAAGCGCGGAGGTGCACACGTGTACTCTCCAGCGCGGTAGATGGACGGGAACGAACAACGCGAGTCGATCGGCGAGAGAGCAGCTGACCGCCCCGCGAGTCGACGAGAATGAAGCGCAATCTGACAAAGAAGTCGCCGCGCCACACGCGCTAGCTAGTGCCTTgtatgcgaaaagattttggatttcactactgtagtatttttgtttgtttgtgctaaatattgtttaatcatgtatagactaactagaatcaaaagattcgtcttgcgatttatagttaaactgtacaattaatttttattttcatctacatttaatacttcgtgcatatgccgaaagattcgatgtgacagaaaatcttgaattttttttggtttttggggctgACAATGCATGCATGTGCCTATATATTGCAGATGAACATATACAGTACTATTCGTAaagaaaatcattttaaatttaGACAAGATTTAAAttaaatattaaaatataaattataaataacttttaaattattgagtttagaaatataaaaactatataaataaatttgtcttaaaaaataattatatatatataactttttaataaatatttttatataaaaataaaaagtcaaAGTTATATTTTTGATACCGTATCATCATTATCTTAAATGACTTTTTTTTCGGATATGAAGGaagtaattttttttagaactgTTACATTTTTATGACACCACAAAGGGTCTTTGGTTCAGACAGCAATAATTGTCAGTCGCGTGGCGTTGAactcttatttttttttaaaaaaaaaataatcctGTTTTGTGTGACGACAGGGATGATGTTCATGTCCCTCGATGGAGCGCACGCAGCTTTGGCGCGCCGCGTGTgtgcatatatgcatgcattgGGACGGGCGTACGCGAATCCCATCAAAACAGGGGAAGGGAACATGCACATCATGCATGCGAGATAGACCACGAGAAGAATTGAAGCAGCTCACTGCTGCTCACGTACAGCTCAAGCAGCTGACCAGCGGCGATATTATCTCAGCAAGTACTAGTGTTTGTTATTATTAGgggtttctttaaaaaaaatcgcCGCGCGGCGCACGCGCTTTGACTCTTCGAAGTCGTCtgattggattttttttttaaaaaaaatcatgcatactaaattgAGTATATATTTTTTGGAACAAGTTGTTTACATTGCAGTAGCGAGGGTCCAGGGATAACCGGAGCGTCTGAGCAGCAGGTTGCATGCTTGTTTTCTAGCCAAAAATCGTCACTATTTACATCATTTTACATTGGCTTGAAAAGACTAATACTCACTTTAGTACTCTTATTACTTAGGACGAAGCCTCTCCATATACTAGTAGAGAACAGATCTTCAGTTCAACACATTAGTCTTGAATCCAAGTTTGCGTTGAAGAACCTTTAGTTTTGGGAGATTAAAGCCTTTTAGTTCAGGTTGGTGTTACCAGCTCTAACTAAAGATCCTTGACACATTATTAGTATCACCTGAACTAAAGGTCTTCCACTCATTAGTTCAAAAGGAAAGCATCACATCCAAAGTCTCATGTGCTATATAGGTGTAGTGAAAAGGTATGTGTGCGAGACAATACATAAGGTCTTGAGTTCGAGTTTCATGAATCATACATTATTTTTTAAACCCCGCAGACTCTAAGGGCATGTACCTTTCGCCCCGAATTAATTCCTAGTTCCGGCTGCAAAAACCAGAACTAAATCTCTTTCCCAACTGAGACTATAGCCCATTATTTTTATACCAGTGTCCAGATGTGTGTAGCATGCATATGCCATTCTCACTACCTATGTGTCGTTAACTTCATGGACGAGCAGGTACCAATAACGCTCCATAGTCATCTCTCACGGTCACGGCCACAAGGCTACGCCACGGCCCACGGCTGTAGCGGCCAGCAACATCTTGCTTGACTGCTTGCTTGTTGTGCTTTACGAATTCTCTGATTGGGTGTTGGGCACTGGTCCATGAGAGCCCATCTATTTGTGTACAGAAAGGCCTAGCGCCCTAGCCCAACAAAGGCCCTTGAACTTCAATGCGACTTTTAATGGAACTAAAGGATCccgctcgcaaaaaaaaaaaataaatgcaaCTAAAGGATGGAAGGGAAATTTTCACCGCTATCAAGCCATTGCTCATGCTGGTAGCTTTGGCAAAATCATGGCTTCCAAACTTTGTCCTCGAACAATAAATAGTTCATAGAGCCGTTCACTCCCATTTGCCACTGTCAGATCAGTTAGCTCTTTGCTTGAATTGCTAGTTGTTGGTGTGTTTGATAGAGTAACAATTAGTTGGCTTTTCATGCGTAGGAAGACGACCAAATTATTCCATATCATGCTGAAGCAAGAGGTCCAGTGCTAGAATCAAACAAGCATAAATGTGCCTCTTTTCATGCTTGTGTTCGAGGCAGGGGCGACACCACGTTCAGCTTTATTGGTCCCAATGCACATGGTAAATTTTGGTTTTATTTATCACTAAGATTTACCACAAATTTTATAATACAATATACGTGCTCTTTTAGCGTAGTGGTGCGCTAGGTTTAATTTATTGCTAGCTTTGCCCCAGGTTCGAGGTAGGGCATGCAccacaaaaaaaatcataaaaagataTATATTTAAAATTTCAAACATTTAATAAGAGATATAGAGTAAATAATTCCactatatataatttatatatgtACTGTAAGAATGAACATATACAGTTGaactctaaaaaataaaaaatgtataCACCATGTTACTAAATCAACACCATGATTTAATTTAACGTGGCGTGCATGCATGTATATGGACACCTCATGCTCTTGGTCATGTGGCAGTGCATCTGATTAGATATATAGTTATTAGTTGGCCTTGACCATCCAGCACTTCTCTCTGATCTCGCCGTCGGCGCTGGTCTTGATTCCGACGCGGCCCATCTTCACCATAGCCGCCATGAACTTGGTCTCCCACAGCCCCGGCGTGAACGCGTTGGCGGACACCATGTCCGCCGTCTGGTTCGACGCCAGCAGCGCGGCGTCCGACGCGAAGAGCACCTCGTGGTTGAGCACGTTCCTGTAGTACTGGCTGTCCAGGCCGTCGGGTGTCACCGCGTCCTGCGGCAccgtggcgtcgccgccgttgcacTGCGAGGTCAGCGTGCCGGAGAGCGTGGCGTTCATGTCAGAGACGTGGGGCGGTAGGCGGTCGGAGAAGGACGAGCAGCGGGAGCGGCCGACGGTGTGAGCGCCGGAGAGCGTGACCATGTCTTCGGCGTCGAGCCCCTTGGCAGCGAACATCTCCTTTAGCTTCTCGAGGCTGGCGAACGGCGGGGGAAGGTTGGCGAGGGCCTCGCTGTCGAGCGACGCGCGCCCGTCGTAGCGGCCGGCCGGCATGTCGAAGTAGTCGACCGCGTTGTTGCTGCTGAGGAAGAAGGTGGCGTCGCGGCCGGCGAAGGCGACGATGTCCGCGCACGAGACGACGCCGGGGCAGGCGGCCTCGAGCGCCGCCTTGGCCGCGTCGATCACCTCGAAGCCGCGGAGGCTCTGGTTGGGCGCGCTCGCCCTCTCCGTCGGCTCGCTGGAGCCGGTCGTGTTGAGGAGAACAGAGGCATCGCACCCCTGGACGAAGCAGTCGTGGAAGAACAAACGAATGAGCCCCGCGCCCGTGCCACGGTTACTGTCTATGGCACTCTTCACGGCCTCCCTCACAATGTACTCGGCTTTGGGGCATCGATCCTTGTAGTAGCCGACACTAAGCCCTGAAGGAGCGCTGCTTGGGCTTGGGCTAGGAGGATAAGTGGGTGGGATTGAGATTGAATTAGATGGGGTTGGGCTGGGACTAGCCGCCGGTGGACTCGTGATCGATGGGCTTGGGCTTGGGCTTAGGCTAGGAGGATAAGTGGGTGGGATTGAGATTGAACTAGATGGGATTGGGCTGGGACTAGCCGCCGGTGGACTCGTGATTGATGGGCTTGGGCCTGGGCTTGCACTTGGAGGGTAAGTTGGTGGAATTGAGATTGAACGACTTGGACTTGCACTTGGAGAATAAGTTGGTGGACTCGAGATCAATGGATTTGGGCTTGTACTTGGAGGATAAGTTGGTGAACTTGAGATCGATGAGCTTGGGCTTGCACTTGGAGGATAAGTTGGTGGAACTGGACTAGGGCTTGTGCTTGGAGCGTAGGTGGATGGGCTTGGGCTTGGACTTGGTGAAAGATTTACGTGTGGGTTTGCACTTGGAGGATAAgtcggtggagttgagctgCTACTTGGAGGATGAGTGGCTGGGCTTGGGCTTTTACTCGGAGGATAAGTAGGTGGGATCAACCTCAACGGACTTGGACTAGGAGAATAAATAAGTTGGCTTGGCCTAGGAGGATAAGTTGGGGGGAGTGATCTCAATGGACTTGGGCTAGGCGGATAAATGAGTGGAGTCGGGTTCGTAGGATAAGATGGTGGATTTGAGCTCAATGGATTTTGACTTGGTGGATAAGAgattgggcttgggataggttGAGAATTAGTGGGCATTTGGCTCGGGCTAGGGCTTGGGCTTGGATGATAAACAGGCGGAAGAACAGAGCTCCGTGAGCTCTGGCTCTGGCTTGGCGGATATGTCGGTGGACTTGAGCTTGGAGGATTAGAGATCTGGCCTGCCACGGCCTCAAGGAGCGCTAGCAAGATTACAGGGATGGCGGCGGGGGCGGCGAGCTTCTGCCTCACCATGGTTAATTGCTGTCGCTCGATCGCTCGCTCCGCTGATGGTCGTTTTTCTTTGCACTTGCACAAGACAAATCGGGTGTTTTGCTCCGGGATTACGCGCGCCCTGCCGATTTATAGTCGCCATGGCCTGCATAGGTGCAGCCGTGCAGGGAAGAAATTAAAGCGTCAGGAATGTCGCCGCCGCGTCGTCTCGTCGCCCCGCTGGCCGGGATCTCCGCACGTTGCAACAGCAACAGGTAGCTCAAGCGGTTGACCCGGAGTACGGTGCTTTGCGTGTTTGGTGTCTACCAGTACGACCAGGTAGGCAGAGGTACGTACCAGCGCTCCTCCTGTTATGTTAAGCTGGGATTGGGCGGCGCCCAAATGATTGTGCGTCCGGTGATGCCTGCATATTGGTCTGAGCCTCAGATCAAGGTTCTGAAATTGCGGCAGGGATTATTTGCTAGCTAGCTTTGCGTGTTGGCAGCTGGGACCGAGTGAATCGAGTTGTTTTCTCAATGCAAACACATGCATGCGGGATTAATGATGAACAGCACAGCTAATCCTTTGCATTATTTCTGCAGGTTTACTTTGACATTCGTGACTGATCAGACGTGATCGAGAAATACTCCTACCTGTACTCTGTCACCCAACTCCTGTCGGTGATATTGTGATAATATTTAAACATGCATGCCATGTGATGTCGGTCTTTTACACCGGCCGAGGTACGGTGATTGTTTTCGCAGCAGTGGACAAATGTTAACGCACGATGTCGGCATTCAGAGGGCCGGGGGGAATAATTGCGGAACCTACAAAGAAAAATTTAAGACTTCACCTAAATACAAAATCTAATTACATAATCAGAACGCTCGTCTCAACTGATCTCGATAAAAATtcattttttagataaaggaataTAGATAGTCTATCCCACGGTCTCCATGATGTTGTAACATGGCTCATTGACGAAACCAATGCGTCCCTTTGAATAGCACCTGCAACAAAGTTTTAGGTCTACATTTGtcaaaaataattttatttcTTGATATCCACAACGACCAACATAATGCGGCGGCGGCAGTCAATAAGTTCGGATTGTGATTTGTTCCCCCTCCTTTTGACCAATGATTAAAAAGATCATTAACATATGTGGGTTGGGCAATGCCCAAAACCATGTGTACTGCTGTCCAAGTATGGGCATAATTGAAAAACATATGCTGGACTGATTTTGGAGTATTACAAAAAGAATAACTTGTATGACCCTTcaatttctttctgctaagttgTCCTTTGTTAAAATAACCTCCTTTTTAAGTACAACGTAAAGACTTCTATTTTCATGGGTAACGTGGCACG encodes:
- the LOC8063543 gene encoding peroxidase 2, whose product is MVRQKLAAPAAIPVILLALLEAVAGQISNPPSSSPPTYPPSQSQSSRSSVLPPVYHPSPSPSPSQMPTNSQPIPSPISYPPSQNPLSSNPPSYPTNPTPLIYPPSPSPLRSLPPTYPPRPSQLIYSPSPSPLRLIPPTYPPSKSPSPATHPPSSSSTPPTYPPSANPHVNLSPSPSPSPSTYAPSTSPSPVPPTYPPSASPSSSISSSPTYPPSTSPNPLISSPPTYSPSASPSRSISIPPTYPPSASPGPSPSITSPPAASPSPIPSSSISIPPTYPPSLSPSPSPSITSPPAASPSPTPSNSISIPPTYPPSPSPSSAPSGLSVGYYKDRCPKAEYIVREAVKSAIDSNRGTGAGLIRLFFHDCFVQGCDASVLLNTTGSSEPTERASAPNQSLRGFEVIDAAKAALEAACPGVVSCADIVAFAGRDATFFLSSNNAVDYFDMPAGRYDGRASLDSEALANLPPPFASLEKLKEMFAAKGLDAEDMVTLSGAHTVGRSRCSSFSDRLPPHVSDMNATLSGTLTSQCNGGDATVPQDAVTPDGLDSQYYRNVLNHEVLFASDAALLASNQTADMVSANAFTPGLWETKFMAAMVKMGRVGIKTSADGEIREKCWMVKAN